Proteins co-encoded in one Candidatus Krumholzibacteriota bacterium genomic window:
- a CDS encoding DUF503 domain-containing protein, producing MIVARLRVQLLLPGCTSLKQKRFILNSLKARLRSRFNLALCETDFQDKWQRTELGFATVATTRRGVDRTIQAVVGFLERDGRVALIETDREYV from the coding sequence GTGATCGTCGCACGCCTGAGAGTCCAGTTGCTCCTGCCAGGCTGCACGTCGCTCAAGCAGAAACGCTTCATCCTGAACAGTCTCAAGGCGCGGTTGCGGAGCCGTTTCAACCTCGCCCTGTGCGAGACCGACTTCCAGGACAAGTGGCAACGGACGGAGCTCGGGTTCGCCACGGTTGCGACGACGAGGCGCGGCGTGGACCGGACGATCCAGGCCGTCGTCGGATTCCTCGAACGGGACGGCCGGGTCGCCCTCATCGAGACCGACAGGGAATACGTCTAG